The sequence below is a genomic window from Primulina huaijiensis isolate GDHJ02 unplaced genomic scaffold, ASM1229523v2 scaffold207960, whole genome shotgun sequence.
CAAACGTTCTCTTAAAAAGGTTTGAACGTCTGAAAGAAAGTTTAAAGAAAAATTGTTCTCTTGAAAGAAAACGGTTGCAGAGGCCAATGGCGAAGGAAGGTCCATCGTCGTCCTGTCTCCCCGTCAATGTAGAAGAAGACAATGATTCGATGTTATACGGCTTCGCATCGGGCTGGGTCGAGGCCCGAACTCATTGTGATCATCTCGCTTCTTTGAATTCGGACCTCATGCACATCCCAACTCCCCATACTCCCTGCAATAGGTCTACCTCCTTAAACCCTAACCCCCATTTTTATAGTGGGATTTATTACATGGTTTGCTCTCTCTGTGTTGTGAATTTGGTGAAATTGCGAAAAAATTTCACTGTATTGTGTTCCCAGTATCTCTTGTTTGTATAGAGGATCATAGTATATATGCGACGGAGATCCAGCAGGGCTGTTGTGGAATCGAAcgaaaaatttgagatttagTTGTATTTTTCATCGAAATGCGAGTTTGGACGTTATTGCCTAAATTTCCCCTCTGTCCTACCTTATCATCATGGAAATTCTGTATTTATGTTTCAGCATTTTGGGTTCCCTCCATCCATTGACTCTAAAGAAACTGTACAGGTGCGAACATCCAGATGAAAACTGGCTATGCTTATGCTGCAAAGATGTACTCTGCAGCCGTTTTGTGAACAAGCACATGCTAGAGCATTTTCGACGAGAGAAACACAGTTTGGCTCTGAGCTTCAGGTTTTTCTAGGCTACTCTTTTCTTCCTGTATTTCAAACTTCCTGTCTTACACTAGAACATTTGTGCTATTAGTGGTCATCCCATCCACGAGATAATGAAATTTCATGCATGATTTACTTGGGACAGTAAGTTTTGGTCCAAAATGAATCCATTGAGT
It includes:
- the LOC140966779 gene encoding uncharacterized protein, producing MAKEGPSSSCLPVNVEEDNDSMLYGFASGWVEARTHCDHLASLNSDLMHIPTPHTPCNRCEHPDENWLCLCCKDVLCSRFVNKHMLEHFRREKHSLALSFSDLSVWCFSCDAYLDAQVILPLRPVYETAYILKFGEAPPLRTLSHP